Below is a window of Malania oleifera isolate guangnan ecotype guangnan chromosome 1, ASM2987363v1, whole genome shotgun sequence DNA.
CAAACTGTAAAATTACTTTTTCTTGCTCTGCAGCCGAAATATTGTGGGAAGGATCAACCGCTGCCACAAGTTGAAAATTTTTTACAGACGCCACCGTAACACGCCCTTTGAAATTTAGGCACCAGCACTGTAGCTGTTCATGCCATCTGGGAGGTTTGTTTTTAAGAATCAGCGGCTCAACTATATCCTGGATAGATTCTGGAGTCTCTGAGAGGCTCAGGGTGCAGGAATCTGCAACTGAATCTTTCCCTACCAAGGCTGGCAAGGAAGAATAGTGCTCGTCTAAGGGGTGTGCAAACGATGATGGTGTTGGTGCAGTCCCTCCCTCCTGAATAGAAGAGATAGGAATAGACTGCATGACACAGTGCATTCTCCTAGGTCCCCTTGTGCGGAGGACGTTGAGCTCATAGGAGATGGTACCCACACTATAGTTACATGCAGGTAATCTTGGAGACACCTGCTTAGAATGGAATCTCCGGCTTGACTTGCTACGTCGTTGAACTACAGCATTACATGGAGGTTGGCTGTCATATATGGTGAACTTCGTACCCAAAAAATTAGACCTGGTACAAATTGAATGACAAAATTGTTAGGATCATGAAATGATTATAATCATACAAAGACAAGTATTGTGCATAAAAGCAAAGGCTTGCCTTAATTTTCCAAGATATGTATTGCTGGCTCTGGAAAAATCATTTGCGGTTAAAGATATCACAAAGTCCGTGCCTGTTGCCCTTCTGATTTTTCTGGCTGCCAACAACAATTTATCCCGCTCGCCCTCAGCTGTGAATTCAACAAATCTTTAGTGACATGCCTCTCATTGGATAATGATTTTCCATTCCATCAAAGCATTTACAAACTTTTGTTATTCTTCATATGTTTTCAGTATGATGAGAGATGAAAATTACAAACATAATGACACTCAGAATTATTGGAGGTAGTTCCCAGTACTTTTCCTTCCCACCAGAACACTTCTATCCAAAGTCTTGACTCCTATGACCGTGTATTAAAAGCCAGATTACATTAAGCACTATGGATGGCAAGTGAAAAGATTGTCATTACAAGCAAAACAGAAGGGGCCCGGAAGAAAGGAAGGTGATCAATCataacttaaaattaaaattaaattggACTGTCAAAGGATTTGCAAATGCAGTGAACTTCTGCAACAACTCTAATTTGCATAATATTCATATTTTGTGAGGATCTTTTATGTTCATTTTAAGTACACCTCAAATCAATGAAACAAGAGCAGGAACTTGACTTACAAGGAGTCAGACCAATGTACAGATAATATGTAGAAGTCGCTCTATCCCTTTTAACAAAGCACTGTATTGGCAATTCGTGTGGCCCAGGCTGTATAGAAGTAAGATGAGAAATTACACAGCTGCAAAAGCataatcaaaccaaaaaaaacaCAAGTGCACATAATGTCGTGCCAAATAAAATACCTGCTTCAATGAAATAGGGAAGGTAAGTCTTCCACATTCTTCTGGAGTCTTCACAATGTCTTTTGTAGTTTCCCTCCATGACCTACAAACAGAAGCGCAAGAAACGACAACATTCCTGGCAGGCCATGAGGTTTCGCTTGCTTCTACCCTCTTGATAATATCCAAGATCAATTCAGGCGGTAGATTTGCCCATGGACCCTGATGAATGGATTCAACTGGGGTACCTTGGTCAGGGGCAATATGTGTTCTTGTTCTGCCACGCAACCAATGCTTCCCCTCCACTCGCCTCGACATATTTCCAATTCCATCTTTCATTTCTCTGAGCTCACGCACAATGCTTTTGAAGGACATTTCAGTTGAACAAATCAATTTTTCCTTCAATGCTAAACTGCAAATATTGACAGAGATGAAAATCTTCAACATAAAACACAGTACAACATCCACATAATTTTGAAGCTTAatatgtaaaatagatagattagTCACTTCGTTTAATGCTTAGCAAACCCGCTCGACATGTTTTAAAGAAATTAGATATCAATCTATCTACAGCAAGTAGGTATGCGCACTCTTCTATAAAACCTCCAACCAGAAAGCTCAAAACTTTTTAACGATTCTCCTATCCTCCTCttacttaatatatattttccagACATTGCACACTTTACTAAAcgtttccaaaaataaataa
It encodes the following:
- the LOC131163396 gene encoding tubby-like F-box protein 5, which gives rise to MSFKSIVRELREMKDGIGNMSRRVEGKHWLRGRTRTHIAPDQGTPVESIHQGPWANLPPELILDIIKRVEASETSWPARNVVVSCASVCRSWRETTKDIVKTPEECGRLTFPISLKQPGPHELPIQCFVKRDRATSTYYLYIGLTPSEGERDKLLLAARKIRRATGTDFVISLTANDFSRASNTYLGKLRSNFLGTKFTIYDSQPPCNAVVQRRSKSSRRFHSKQVSPRLPACNYSVGTISYELNVLRTRGPRRMHCVMQSIPISSIQEGGTAPTPSSFAHPLDEHYSSLPALVGKDSVADSCTLSLSETPESIQDIVEPLILKNKPPRWHEQLQCWCLNFKGRVTVASVKNFQLVAAVDPSHNISAAEQEKVILQFGKIGKDIFTMDYRYPLSAFQAFAICLSSFDTKPACE